The genome window GACCTGATGCGGTTGTCATTGAGGTGTATCTCCTTGAGGTCCCTCATCTTGTGGAAAACGCCTTTGGGAAGGTGCCTCAGAGCGTTGTGCTCCAAGTGCAGGCTCTGTAGTGACTTTAGCTTGTTGAACAGAGCAGGGTGGAGCTCCAGGATGCTGTTGTTCGACAGCTGTAGCTCTTTAAGTTTGGACAGTGAAGAAAATACCCCAACTGGTATGGCAGAGACCTGATTGCTGTCCAGCTGCAGCTCTTGCAGGTTGTTCAAGTTACTGAATATGTCCAGAGGAAGAGATGTCAGTCTGTTCCTGTACAAATCAAGTAACTTAAGGCTGATCAGGTCACTGAAGACTTTTGAGGGAAGAGAATCTATTAGGTTGCGAGTGAGGTCCAGCTCACTCAGCATGGTCAGACCTCTCAGGGATCCCTCAGACAGAGTGGTCAGCTTGTTGTTGCTCAAGTCTAGATGAACCAATAGGCTCAGAGAGGAGAAGCAATCCTCTGGAAGGCTGATGAGGCGGTTCTTCTGTAGATACAGATGCTCGAGTCTGATTACATCCCTCAATGCCTCAGCTGGAACAGTGACCAGCATGTTGCCACTCAGGTCAAGGTGTTGGAGAGCTGTCGCTCCTCTGAAGCTGGCCTTGCCCACACTTGTGATTCTGTTTCTGGACAGAACAAGTTTCTCCAACACAGTTAAGTTCTTGAATACACCATCCTCTAtctttgttatattattatggTTAAGGTAGAAGTCAGTGAGGGCGAAGGCTCCGTCCAGTCCACCAACCTGTAACATtcgaatctggttaaagttcaCATTCAGCGTCTTCAGATTAGCTAATCCATGGAGGAATCCGATTGATAGATATTTAATCTGGTTCTCACTCAAATCCAGTAAGGTGAGAGCAGGGCAGTTTAGGAACTGACCAGGGTGTAGAAGCGTCAAGCCATTGTCTCGTAGAAAGAGTTTCGTCAGTTTTGTCATATTGGGCCAAACTGGGTTGTGGGATAGGAAGACATTCAGCTGATTCTTAGTCAGGTCCAGAACCTACAGAAAAtccaggaaggagagaggacttGTGAAATGTCTGTTATGTGTAATTCTTTAGAAATATcatagaaaaaaacatattataagTGTAAGATAATACATCAAACTTGAATTAAGTCTTAGTTTCCAAAGAGATTAGCCTACGTGCCAGAAATTTGGTTTTGAAAAGCAGAATTTCACCAACTGATAATGGAGTTCTGTtatggtcatttttgtttttgcgcCTTGAATCCATTAAAAGCAGTTTGCTATTTTACTGTGGGTATCCTGGTCTCCGCTGgctgcctggcaactggtcctggccaagaaatactaaggcaacaaatgtttttatacttcagtgtccgtttggtgctggacaggtagggAGCAGTGGGACTTGTTTGCTGCCTACTCTGCATGAAACAGGGTTGATAAATCTCTGTGGGTTTAATCTTTCATATTACATGTAGTTATTTGATTCATTGCTGATATAAAAGATGTTAACTAGTGGAGCATTACATGACTACCTTAATAGAGTTGCATGTTTCCTGCTGCAGGAGTCTCTAACCAACAGCCCACAGTGCTGCATCGTTTTCAAAAGTATCACGCAAAGCACAGTTTCAAGGCTGCTGCATGTTTCGTACCTGCAGCTTCTCCAGCCCACGGTGGGGTATTTCCTGTATCTCGTTGTATGAGATGTACAGCTGCTCTGTGCCCTCTGGCAGCTCAGGTATCTGGTCCAGTCTTTTCTCTGGACATACAGTAGTGGTCAGGTTGTGGAGACATTGGCAGGCTGGGGGGCAGAGATTAGTCGCCCACGCCAAGAGGCTCAGGGAGGCCAGAGTTAAGGCTGCCAGCATGGTCGGCTACCgctgaaaacaaacataaaacatggaAGAATTGAAACAGTACAATATTGTTCCATTGCAAAGTGTTTTATACACCTCaaaaattattgattttaaCTCATTGTATTCAATTCAAATTTGCTTTGGTTTTGGAGAACTGAATCTGATAGAGaggtaagtaaaaaaaaaaaaaaaaactatttttttctgtacatCCAGACGTGGTTTGTAACACATATTCTAATATGTCCtgaatagatttttatttttttcattttgcatgttGTATTCCTTGAACTGTCATAATTTGCTGATTTGTAAAGGCCTCAATTTAGttagacaaaaagagaaattaacTTTATATTGCAAACATTTTTAGAATACATTGATTGATGATAATTAGTTGTTCTTGAACataaattacaatttaaataGCTTCAAGATTTATATTTCTGGGTGGAGTCAAAAGTGTTAAAGGTGTGTGCAATCATgtattcagtaaaaaaaaaaagtgttactGTTGCTTTGTTATAATTGCTTTTAAATCAAAACTTACCACTGATGAGAAGGCCGTGCTTGAAGTTGTTTTGTTGCAGGATGATTGTAGACTTGCCCATAGAGGCGAGCAGCCTGTGAGATACGTTCATCTGTTGCAGAGGAAGCTGTGGTTACGAAATGACTTTTCTtagaacaacaaaaacaaagataggTCAGTCCGATGTGGTTAAAGGTCCACATCTCTGACAAAAGCATCTCATACCTGCACAGCACAGTTTTGTCATGCATAAAGACAGGGTTAAAAACTCCCCACTGCACACTAACAAACCACATCAGCAGGTTCATCTTTAGAATAATTCTTCTTCTGCAGAAATTGAGATCAATCAGGAATGGGTTGataatacagaaacacacacacacacctatccATACACTTAAATAGGAGGAAAATTCAAATATACAGGATAGGGACTAATGCTAGACTCATGAAAGTGTTAGCACCAGTGTTTATGCATTCTGTGACCTGTCAGATTTCCTAACCCCAAATACACATCTCTGTAAGGCCCAACCATAAAGTAACACCAAGTATGGAAGCCCATATcagccaaaaaaaatacatgaaaagttACTTgatgtgttcatgttttatgtatttaatcgTGTTTTATGTACCTCAGTCCGTCTGCCTAAGTCTCTGTGTCTTCAATGTTTTACCTGGCTGCAAGACAAATTTCCCCTTGGGGACAGTAAAGTTAAAGTTATAtgtgataaaaataaatttaatactCATTATATGTTAAAATTATCGAATTAAAAGTTTATCTGCAATGTTAAAATATgtagaaaaaactgaaatagtaGGTTCAACTTTGAGTTACTAATTCAAAATTGGGAGATACAGAGTTGAATTTATGatagtaaatacattttttttagttaCCAAGTCACAAtataagtcaaaattatgatgAATTCATCATAAGCATTGTTATATTTATCATGACGTATGAGATAAGTAAAATCTTGAGACGTTAAAATGTTTGACTTAGTAAGTTATAATTATGagagcataaaatagaaatgtttgtGGAAATGGGCTTCATACATATTTGATCAACACTCTAAAATTATATAAAGATTATATGGACACAATTAAATGttatatgtgtattttataaaacaatCTAATGTGccttatatttattttcttaatttaattattttactccTTCGCCATTCACCTTTGTCCTTTGACCCATtgtcaataaaataacaataaaacccACGATATGAAAAATTACAACAGCAGAAAGCAAAAGCTGAACAGGATGAAGAGCTTAGAGGAGTAAAGCAGCATCATGCAAAGTAGGAAATGTGAAATGCAGGCAATTAATACAAAGCAATGTTAAGCAGACAATCGGCACGGTTAAAACATGACAACATaaaatcacattacattacagaagATAGAGGTAAAACCAGAAGGGACGCAATCTGACAAACTCAAACAAAAGGCCAAACAAATGAGAGCAAACAAGGAAGGCATGCAGTGACTAGGTATGCTGGCAGGTCTTGTTACTTTATAGCCTACAacctttttcacatatgcagtaatactccccaagacctgtaaacagactctGATATGTAAAATCGGCTGAATAGAAGTGGGTTTGTCCTCTGATTTGAGGTGACTGCTGTTCTCTAAATTAAATGCATAAAACGTTGCTACACTTACAACATCATCCACCTTAACTTAATTTTTGTTGCCCATAttccacaaacacaaaaaacaaccaaactgCATCTTTCGTGCGTCCAAACCTCCTTTGCACAGTAAAAGCCCTTCACCTATCACTTTCCATTTGGGTTGCCCCAGAAAGTTACCCATAATCAATTTCCTTTGGGTTCGATTTTAGTCCACAGTTGTCCCATTAGAGGGTTTTACTCTCCCAGTCGGGGGTTGGTGTTGTTTCCCTCAGGCCCATCAGTAGGCACTGAAGGGTGGGCAGGAGTTAGATTTGGGTTCACAGATTGCAACTATGGAACAGATTGTTCAGGCTGATGAATTAATGTGTCTGTAaagtgtttattatatatatatatttaagacATGAAAGGCATTAAGACAAGATACAAAAGAAACAAGGCgatataaaaagacaatataaaaatacatacatagagtaaattaaaatataagaTAACAAGCTAAATtagaataaaacagattaaacagtAGAATAAAAATTACACTAAGTAGTGGTTGATAGACGCAACATGAGAGCTGCTAAGAGGAAAAGCTAATCTAAAGAGCTGTAAACAGTGTTTATAAGATAGCTGAGATCATTTGCAATTTCTTTCACAGACATGTTTACAACAATACAGGTACTGTAAATCATTTTGTAAACATTTAGGGGCATCATATTTTTCATCACCTCCTCTGATGATCTTTACAGACctactaaagtaaagtaaacCCTCTGTTCCTGCCGAATATTTACTCttataggcacacacacattttgtggtAAACTGGTAATTTGGtaaactttaattaaaaaaagagcaacAGATCGGACAGCTGAATCAACCCTGACTGGACGGTTCTCGTGGTCTGTCTCAGATGTTGGTGAGCACCGTGCTGGTCACTATGGCGACAGTGAGGGTTCCGGGGAGGTCGTTGTCTTGGCGACCGCCCTTGTCCCTCAGGTGAAGCGTCTGCTGGAAATCGCCTTGCTCACCTGGCAACGTCACCTGACCCAGGAAGGAATCCATCAACACGTTGTGGTTGTAGATCTGAGAGACGCAGTGAGAGAGGAATCCACTGCTTGAATGTGACAACAAAATTCACACAGGTACACGATTGTCTTGTCAGCCTCACTTGgctaccaacacacacacacacaaacctcgaTGCTGATTGGCTGCTTGGCTTTCTTCCTGTAGAAGAGCCCCTTGGTGTCGAAGGCTGGgttgcatgtgtttttatggaCAGGAGAGCGAACTTTCTTTCCTTCGCAACGAATTATCACGTAGGGGTCCgacactggagacacacagacacacacacacacacacacacacacacacacaccagcggCTGAGAACAGGTGATACTGTTTCTGGATGTACAACATGTCTGTCAGTTTAATAAACCTGATGTGCTATTTAAGATTAGAAatgtttgattcattttgtttttattatcagcTTGTAAGCTACAAAAGCAAACCACATCTCCATTGTGGCTTAGCTACACCATTCTTCTAGCTAACGTGTTGTATATAGCAGAGGCTAAAATAGGCAGCTGCATCTTTACATGACTGTACAATTAAGGTGTGGAAAAATTCAGGCACAGTTGGGAGTCACTCTGTTCACTTCTAAACAAGACAATATAGTAGAAATATTTGTATCCAACCAGAGGTCTTATCTCAAAATCActaaatctgaaaacaaatatAACTAACTCGGGCTACTgacttttatgtatttttcatacAGTGCATACAGTTAATTATCCAGTGGACATGCATGAGCGCAGATGCGGCTCTTGTGAGATTCAAAAggaaagacttttttttaagtcCTTGTATTGGTATATAAATtggtatataaatatacaagTGAGATTGATTTTGTTAATTAAAAGTGACAAAGAATTTTACTAATAACCCAAAAAATAAAAGGTGGGGGTtcaattataataatacaaactaACACAAGAATAATTCAGGGCATACCACTAAACAGTGGTATGAAGTTCAGTGATCTGATTAAACTCTGGTAATTTTGAGTCAGTAATCTGTTGGTGGTGTTAAGCAAATATCCTGTAAAGTGTCTCATTGTTGATGACTcatgaaaaaactaaaatctacCTCCATCAGAGTCTTGTCCTGCGAGTCCACTAGCCTTCAGTATGTGGACCTGAGTGACCAGAGAGGGATAACCACACAGCCCGGACCAGCAGGTCTGTGGAGGCTCATCTAGAGTCAGCTCCCTGCAgggcagacagagggagagagacagacaggcagaggggtACTTGTATTTGTTCTTGTGTTCATGTTCTTAGGTTTTTATCTAGTATCTtatgtgtatgttgttgttAAAAAAGGGCTATTACTCATGTTGGTCATTAGCTTAGCTGTGGTTTAAGGTTTAAACCTGTGTAGTCTGGAACAAAATCACATGGTCTCTTAAACCCAGTTCTTACCAGTTGCTTTACTGTGGTGTAAACTGCACCTGTGGTTTAGTCTAAACCTGTTTCTGTGTCTTGTAAAAGTCATTGAAATGCAGCTAGAGTGCATTGTACCTGAGGTTTAACTTAAACCTGCTGCAATCACAAAACATCCTCAGGCTAAAAGTAGCTGCTTAGTGGACGAGTTAAAAGAAACTCCTAAAAATAATGTGCATGACAGTGCTAACTTTAAGACCCCTCAGTTTTTAGTCTAAGAGTAATTCACAAAGCATTTTAGCACTAAAAGTAGCTCCTAAGTCTGAGAGAAATTAGAGGCAGTCCAGAGGAATCCTAAGACCTGCTCAGAGTCAATAATGTGCTGCAGGTAATGTGTCGCATCACGtcagtattttgtaaaaaatacaatgataATGAACTTTTATTTACTATATTTTGATGGAAGCTATTTAATGAGGATCCAATAACACCGGAGATGATGGTTTGCTCTATGCTACTTGGACAATGGAAAAGGTCTGCAGCCTCAGCCATCTGTCACGATTattcatcaaaacaaaaacgCTCTTCAGTCCCCAGTTTGTTTGACAGTTGCACATTAAATAATCACCAACtgcaataaatacatatatgaaGCTGGTTTCATGGCAATCGCTGGATTATCCAGGAAAATCTGTGCTATATGTAGAATTATCACATCaaaatatgatgatatattTTGTCATCTGGAAAAAATATCATGCTGATGGTATTTGATGCCAGATACAATATACTTTACCTTCCACTCTTCAGGCCACGcctcctcatttacatacaaagaaaagctaaattgaaaataaaatggctAAAAGATTTTTTATCTTAATTCCGCTTatctttcaaatgtttttagtatgttttcattttccttttcaatCACACCTTTCTAAATTGAAAGGCTTAAATGTAAAAGCTTAAATTAGCTTTTGAATTTAAGCTTTTAATTTAAGAATTTACATTCAGGCTTGCTgaacaacaaacactgaaacGGTCACACGGAAACAACCAAAGCTGAGTTCAAACTAAAACAAGCCCAGCGTGTCCCTACTTGAAGTTGGAGGGCACATCGGTGAAGATGCGGAGCAGGAAGTCTCCCTCCAGGGCAGGGTCAAAGGTTGTGGGTATAATGACGTACCGTCCCTCTTTCAGGTCGATGCGTGTGAACACAGACCTCGAGTTGATGTAGATGCTCCCACCAACCTTCTGCTGGGTGACATGCATACGGTAGATCCTGTTTAACTCCACctgaacacagagagacagcagcagcgTTCACTCTCTGACTGACTCTGATTGCTGCACACGGACTATAATAGCTGAAGACTTAACAGTATTTGGCCTAACTATTGTATTGAGACTGGCAGGGGCGTTTCCACAGAGTTGCCTGAAATCTGATTGGCCACACAAGGTGCCACCCCATTATCCTAAACTATGATTGGATATCTGCCCGGTCAGAGGTGGGACCTTAATTCGAACCAACTGTTTGACGAGTAAACCGGACTTTCCTTTATAGTTGCAATTCAGTCTTAAACCTGAGAGGCAGCAATGGACCGGACTAGCGCCTAGCCTGAATAAGAATACAATTTTGGAGGTACAATTTCTTTTTGAGGACTTACAGAATAAAGTATGGAAGCTGTTGTGATTGGTAGGTCTATTTATCTGTTTAAACATTTCTTATTGTAATGTTAGTAATAAAAGTAGATATGAGTagtggagacagaaatggtAAATTAATGCTATTCCTACTTATGCAGGGGCGGCATGAAGTATGTgtatgcgtgcacacacacacacacacacttgccacCCCTGCATAAGTCAGTGCCCCACTTGGGCCACCCCACTCAAAAAGTGTGGACACGCCAATGGAAACTGGCACTTTATAAACAACAACTGCACCTTGGCCTGgattacacatactgtattacagtattttctaaaattctaaattttattttgtgttatattATATACACTCACTTGCCAGTTTATTTGGTACACCATGCTAAAAGTAATGTAATCTAATataacagccctgcaataaatcccaccttcataaaaggttataatgttctgtTTACTCTTAGACCCGGAGGACTTTGCAATAACATCTAGGAATgtcttgaaaacacacacacacgcacacacacacacgctgagcTGACCCTGTGTATGTCGAAGCCAATAGCCAGGTTTTCTCCTCGTccccctctcagtgtggctCTGCGGTCTTTCTGCTGCAGACAGATCAGTACCTCGTCCTCCGGCTTCTTCACGTCAAACACGTACtacacagagaacacagagaaagGAAATACAGACGTATTGTGAGAGCTCATTCCTTCTTCCACAACAGAGTTGTCACTATTGCAAAGTACATAGTCTTGCCTAACACCAAATCTgagaaataatgaataaatgagagaaaataacaCCTGTGGGTTCTGGAGGAAGGTCTGCTTGTTGTTGATGCAGCCCCCGGCTCGGTTAAGAAGCGGGTTGTCGTGGCGGCGCCAGGAGCCCCGCATCACAGCCTCCTCCCAGGTCTTATGGAAACTCAGGTAGGATGTGTTGATGAGACGACACAGGATGAGGTCTGTGAAGTTAGCGATAAAGTCATCAAATGTCATCctgcagggagagaaagaggggtgGATAAGTAGAAATTCTGGTTTATTTACAATAACAGTAATTTAGTGTATGATCAGAGAGATTTATGATGAAAGAGGaggaatgagggagagagaagagaaagaagtgtAAATTCAGTACGAAATGTTTAGAAATGACAAAGAATCAGTAAAATTATCTATTAAATCAACAAATTAACCCTTGAGAGATGAAGATTGAACAAAGTCAATATAACAGATGCAGGCAGAATTATTGCAGGCTTATGACTTTAGGCACTTTGTGTCTGCCGACAGGGGGCAGCGTTGCACTAAAACTCACCAGAACTCTCCATCATCCTGCACAGTGACACCgatcctctccctctcactcttaCTGACCTTCTTCCACTCTTCAGAGCtgcaaacatgcagaaaaaGGACAGTTACCTTCTTCTGATAATAAAATACAAGTGTTCAAATCGTAGCTATGTTCTCtggacagttttaaaaatgtcaaaatcttgATTCCCAGGATTTACAATTTGTGCAGAAAATATGGTCTGTGGTTCAAATGAATCTGGAAAAGAGTTTCAAAGGTTGTTTTACAACTTAAATTCATACCTGTTAATATCTCAGGCATGAATTTTGAAGTTGTAAAATGTTAAGATAAGTTTTTGCTATACAGCTCGTACCCTAAATTTAAAACATGAAGAATTTCTACTGGAAATGTTACTGAGAAACCTGAGATCTCCTgtgtccagtggtggaaagtaataagtacatttacttaagtacaatattgaggtgctatttgtattttctgctactttacactacatttatttgacagctatagttactagttaccttacaaattaagattttcccttaaaaatatatgataatcttataaaattgttaatttataaaattaaagattaaatcaGTGGTTCCGAACCCTTTTGGCCTGTGACTCCTTACAAAATGAAGCAGTGTCTAGTTAGTACCCCTTGTCCTGTTTCACATGTCTGAGTTATAAGACGTTTCAACGAAGAGACATTGACACAAAgatggtttaaaaaaattttccaagacaaaaagctaaaatgatctaatattttaaaaaataaaatttgtttagcagatgtttgttttttcttctttactgtGCCATCAATCatctcattatttattttatcacgTGACTCtgtggaggggcccgacccctaggcaGAGAACAACTGGgctaaactaactaactgtataCAAAGTGGTTACAACTAGCTCCACCtggaccagctacaacagtaaaatgctgcttacacattgatgtaTCAGTAttataataatctaataatgtcatatagaATAGTTAATCAGTCACAGGGgatattttactgcagaataATTACTTCTACTTTGCATTATTTCATACTTCTACATTTTGCTGACAAagcttctgtatttttacttaataggattttgaatgaaggacttttacatgtaatggagtatttttacattgttgttatGTTACATGTTGTTTACCTGATTTGGGTGGTGTCAGACTTGACTTATGCACCTCTACAGTTAATAGTCTGATACCAAAATTTTTCATGGAGTGCAAGAATGACTCCCCTTCTTCAGTTAATCTGTCTTTTCCgccttttcattttcactctctttcttgTAAAACCCCCTCCCTGTACTCcacacctcctcttcctcacctgtCGCTCCAGGGCCCGTtccactctctctgtccccAGGGGTTTCTCATGCGGATCATGGTGAGTTTCTCTGACCTGAAGAAGGCCAGCAGGCCTTCGCCCAGCCTCACCCTGCGGACATCCGTCACCGCGTAGGCATGACCCTTCACCAGGCCGCAGTCCAGCCTGGCCTCCATGTCTGCTGCACTGGTTGCCTGCAACGACACGGCAAGTGGCAGCACTGGTTCAGTCAGTCTGTAAATCATTCAGTCATtcctaaattaaatttaatcattcagccactgtgtgtgtgtttgtgtttgtcctctCCTCACCCGGATTGAGCAGCTGATGAGTCCTCCTCTGTCGTGGACTTTCAGAACTCTCTCGAACAGCTCGTTGCGTTTCTCTTCATCGTCTTTGAACCCGTTCTCCACCAAGTCCATTGGCTGCGATACGCCTCCGGTGAAATCCACGAGCGCATCAGCCGTGTTGCCCCCATCCAGTGCCTCATAGCATCCGCTCATcctagaaacacacacaagcaatcaTTAAGCAaaaattaatactttttttggGGCTTTTCTGCCTCTAGCACAGccgaagatagacaggaaagggctACCAGGGCTTAATTACTACATTTGACTCATGCTGATTCTTTCCTGTTTCTCTACCCTCAAATTTAAGAAAAGTctgcaacagaaaataacagTTATGACATAGttaaacaaacataatacaTTTGAGAAATAGTCTCTTGTTTctgatgaaataatgaaaagactgaaaatagGTCTACATTAACACATAAGTCATTAATATGGCATATTACAATTAATCATTCCTTATTTAGTTgtcattaacatttttatgtactgtattttacacatttaacagATGTGTCCggaatttattttctcttatgCAGCCAATTCAAAATCAAGCATTGAATTCAAATTTACGTTAAATCCTTTATAAATTTCattgttaaattaattttatacCCTGCGATTATGTTAATGTTTAATCAAGGCTACATTTCGATGTTGAATCTTATTAGTTTGCTCTCTGGGAGTTTTATTTTAAGTGTACGACAACAATCTGCTGTGTCACCCACTAACAGCATTACATCACTGCCTGTCTAAATCCCATATAAACTGTAAGAAGTGGGAAGAATGAGGAACCGGTATGGACTCAATAACAGCCGGTGTTGTTCCTTTGACTGTGGTGAACCTGAAATGATTCACACTCCACCAGGGCGttgactgtgttttgtttgagcaGCATTTAGCAAAAGACACACATCACATTTGGCAAACACCCACCTGCCTACCTCCATTCAAAACCTGATAtgacatatacatacacacacacactttaagtccccctatttagcatttataagctgtatataaacatgtaatggtttataacacactataatagttgtaagcagataagtgtttattaaaatgtctttgttaacAACTCCTCAATAACTcaataactcctcctgtggacACCCATGAGTGGAGGCTGCTGTACAAACAGATAATGAATAACAATAAAGTACAACAcaactgtaaaaatataaaatatgtcttgaGGAGGAgaagttatagttgttgacaaaaactgtacattaataaacactaagtgtccttatatctgcttataacttattatagtgtgttataaaccatttattaaatgggTGAGTGAAGTGTTACCCTTTTCTTTCAACTGACtgacttttttgtttgaaaGTTTTGATCATGCTTGATACAAACTTATCTTGTACAACAGTGGATCTGTTTTACAGAAGCAACCTTGACAGGCAAAGATCTGCAGCCAGTTTTAGTGGTTCTTTATAattatatgatgtttttttaataacctTGTAATAACTTTAAACTAGAGCTGAACAAGTTATtgcttttatattgaaattgtcaaagagagacacacatagTGTAAGTGCTTACTTGGCGTAGGCCTTTTCCACCAGCGCACTCCAGAACTCGTTGCTGTCGTTGGAGTGGCAGTACACCAGCTGTCCGTTCACCGTGGGCAGCCGGTCATCGATCACCACGTCCACCCACTCACCAAACCGCCAGAACCGGAAGTGGAAGATCCCGGCGTAGGACTCCGGTTTGTCTTCATGCCACTCCTGGTCCTTCCAGTCAGGAATCacctgagaaaaacagaaagaacacATGAGCTTGGTCTTCATCTTGTCAAAGCTCAGGTTTTACTTCAAAATGTAAAGGGAGATCTGTGCTAATTTGTATACTACACTGTGGGATCcagaataaatagaaaaaataaaaacaagagaaaaacagacgCAGTGCGCTATTCAGTGGCTGacgctgacctttgacctctctgtAGAAAAGGCCAAAAGTTTTCCTGtatgaattagattttttttacttcctggGAATATTACTTTTTCACCCCAaggaaaatatatgaaattaaaCACATAACTTGATAGTTGATCATAAAATTGTGTTCATtctaattttctgatgttatcCATTCATATACATTAGGTTTTGTGGCAATATGGTTAGTAGAACAACAATTCCTCTTTAAAGTGAACTGTCCGACAACGCCAACCATGAATGGTTTGATCCTGCTATTCAGAATACCCTCATACCAGTTTTAATACATTCCAGGTGGTTATATGAATGCATTACCATTTTTATAGTGCTGACCTGAGGTTATTACTGTGTGCAGTAGCAGTGAAGGAAAGGGTGTCACATGCAGCCATTTTTGCGTGTTGTTTCGGTAGTTTGAGGCACGGGAGCATTGATGTAGGGCAAGGGTGTCCAGTATATAGTCCCGGGCCATGAGCCTTTTAATTTAAGAGACTATTTTAATGAGTGAGGTTTAAGCACTTTGTGCTGTGTACCTACATCTCTAGTAAGATGATTTTCT of Siniperca chuatsi isolate FFG_IHB_CAS linkage group LG7, ASM2008510v1, whole genome shotgun sequence contains these proteins:
- the si:dkey-182i3.11 gene encoding leucine-rich repeat-containing protein 15, with translation MLAALTLASLSLLAWATNLCPPACQCLHNLTTTVCPEKRLDQIPELPEGTEQLYISYNEIQEIPHRGLEKLQVLDLTKNQLNVFLSHNPVWPNMTKLTKLFLRDNGLTLLHPGQFLNCPALTLLDLSENQIKYLSIGFLHGLANLKTLNVNFNQIRMLQVGGLDGAFALTDFYLNHNNITKIEDGVFKNLTVLEKLVLSRNRITSVGKASFRGATALQHLDLSGNMLVTVPAEALRDVIRLEHLYLQKNRLISLPEDCFSSLSLLVHLDLSNNKLTTLSEGSLRGLTMLSELDLTRNLIDSLPSKVFSDLISLKLLDLYRNRLTSLPLDIFSNLNNLQELQLDSNQVSAIPVGVFSSLSKLKELQLSNNSILELHPALFNKLKSLQSLHLEHNALRHLPKGVFHKMRDLKEIHLNDNRIRSLHPSVFHGLVKIHSLSLSRNRISELSPDYFVGLTRLKELKLSFNQLRNIPFNTFYHLHNLRRLQLKNNSLDSLHPQLFARLSKLTELNLDGNKLDHLQPDVFQGLTNLQKLSLKSNQLRAVENGTLEPLRNLSAVYLSSNLWDCTCAHILYISSWVNMHRDKLRDKPICFFSLSNSISPPSSSSPFTGDTPLSQAALSPLMLQDHCITSAASGSSPYFPLEMLSLLTISLVAVSPL
- the capn5a gene encoding calpain-5a, with the translated sequence MVVPYEAQSFSALRRECQQNGRLFEDPLFPTSDQSLFYQSNQIGRVTWKRPKELCSDPHLFVNGISAHDLHQGQLGNCWFVAACSSLASREALWQKVIPDWKDQEWHEDKPESYAGIFHFRFWRFGEWVDVVIDDRLPTVNGQLVYCHSNDSNEFWSALVEKAYAKMSGCYEALDGGNTADALVDFTGGVSQPMDLVENGFKDDEEKRNELFERVLKVHDRGGLISCSIRATSAADMEARLDCGLVKGHAYAVTDVRRVRLGEGLLAFFRSEKLTMIRMRNPWGQREWNGPWSDSSEEWKKVSKSERERIGVTVQDDGEFWMTFDDFIANFTDLILCRLINTSYLSFHKTWEEAVMRGSWRRHDNPLLNRAGGCINNKQTFLQNPQYVFDVKKPEDEVLICLQQKDRRATLRGGRGENLAIGFDIHRVELNRIYRMHVTQQKVGGSIYINSRSVFTRIDLKEGRYVIIPTTFDPALEGDFLLRIFTDVPSNFKELTLDEPPQTCWSGLCGYPSLVTQVHILKASGLAGQDSDGVSDPYVIIRCEGKKVRSPVHKNTCNPAFDTKGLFYRKKAKQPISIEIYNHNVLMDSFLGQVTLPGEQGDFQQTLHLRDKGGRQDNDLPGTLTVAIVTSTVLTNI